In the genome of Candidatus Abyssobacteria bacterium SURF_5, one region contains:
- a CDS encoding protein arginine kinase — protein MFEQMVKSIGHWLKNKGPHADIVYSSRIRLARNLRGFPFSNYCSDQQLRDIIALIRVCINRCPHLKNATYYSFKDMSIIDRQFLMERFLISRELAQSAGEKGVFVDPSERISLMVNEEDHLRMQVLRSGLLLAEAWGELNAIDSELDSQLDFAFEEPWGYLTSCVSNVGTAMRSSVMIHVPALIMTKRIVNILQKAGKLHLAIRGLHGEGSEMLGDYFQISNQATLGKSEDEIVEMTENLTNELIDQERSARDDLIKNQKVLIEDKVGRAIGILSSAKILSTREAMELLSNIRLGIYYQMIPGINPETLDALIIEMQPAHLQKRNPDHLDPLARDIERARIIKEALKYGEG, from the coding sequence ATGTTCGAGCAAATGGTTAAGAGCATCGGGCACTGGCTCAAGAACAAGGGTCCGCATGCCGATATCGTGTACAGCAGTCGTATCAGGCTGGCGAGAAACCTGAGGGGATTCCCCTTTTCCAATTACTGCAGTGATCAGCAGCTGCGCGATATCATCGCATTGATACGGGTGTGCATCAACCGGTGCCCGCACCTGAAAAATGCGACCTATTACAGCTTCAAAGACATGAGCATCATCGACCGCCAGTTTCTGATGGAGCGTTTCCTCATCAGCCGCGAGCTCGCTCAGAGCGCCGGCGAGAAGGGAGTTTTCGTTGATCCGTCTGAACGGATCAGCCTGATGGTGAACGAAGAGGATCACCTGCGCATGCAGGTCCTGCGCTCCGGCCTGCTTCTGGCCGAGGCGTGGGGGGAGTTGAATGCGATAGACAGCGAGCTCGACAGCCAGCTGGATTTCGCTTTCGAGGAGCCCTGGGGCTACCTCACCTCGTGTGTCTCCAACGTCGGGACCGCGATGCGATCATCGGTGATGATCCATGTTCCGGCGCTGATCATGACCAAGCGAATCGTCAATATTCTGCAAAAGGCGGGCAAGCTGCACCTGGCGATTCGCGGGCTGCACGGAGAGGGCTCCGAAATGCTCGGCGACTATTTCCAGATATCGAACCAGGCGACTCTCGGGAAATCCGAAGATGAGATCGTCGAGATGACGGAGAACCTGACCAATGAGTTGATCGACCAGGAGAGAAGCGCCCGCGACGATCTGATCAAAAACCAGAAGGTCCTCATCGAGGACAAGGTCGGCAGAGCCATCGGCATTCTCTCGAGCGCCAAAATTCTGAGTACCCGCGAAGCGATGGAACTGCTTTCCAACATTCGTTTGGGAATTTACTACCAGATGATTCCAGGCATAAATCCGGAGACGCTGGATGCCCTGATTATCGAGATGCAGCCTGCTCATCTCCAGAAACGCAATCCGGACCACCTGGACCCGCTTGCGCGGGATATCGAGCGCGCAAGAATCATAAAGGAAGCATTGAAATACGGAGAGGGGTGA